One genomic segment of Clostridium saccharoperbutylacetonicum N1-4(HMT) includes these proteins:
- a CDS encoding GNAT family N-acetyltransferase: MNYTIEEMKNSDWDEVSQIYLEGINTGIATFQNSVPTFEAWDNGHVKSCRLVAKSNEKVLGFITLSATSSRCVYSGVAEVSIYVGENYRGLGIGHALLIDMIKLSEENNFWTLQSGIIKENVASIKLHENCGFREIGIREKIAKMNNGIWHDTVLMERRSKVIGID; encoded by the coding sequence ATGAATTATACAATTGAAGAAATGAAAAATTCTGACTGGGACGAAGTCTCACAAATTTATCTAGAAGGCATCAATACTGGTATTGCTACTTTCCAAAATTCAGTACCAACTTTTGAAGCTTGGGATAATGGACATGTGAAATCTTGTAGACTAGTTGCTAAATCAAATGAAAAAGTACTTGGTTTTATTACTCTAAGTGCTACTTCAAGCAGATGTGTTTATTCTGGCGTTGCTGAGGTCAGCATATATGTAGGCGAGAATTACAGAGGTTTAGGAATAGGTCATGCTCTTCTGATAGACATGATAAAACTATCTGAAGAAAATAACTTCTGGACTTTACAATCAGGGATTATAAAAGAAAATGTTGCAAGTATTAAACTTCATGAAAACTGTGGTTTTAGAGAAATAGGAATTAGAGAAAAGATAGCAAAAATGAATAATGGTATTTGGCATGATACTGTGTTAATGGAGCGTAGAAGCAAAGTAATTGGAATTGATTAA
- a CDS encoding MarR family winged helix-turn-helix transcriptional regulator, with translation MNDINSKNFRELIRLLERKLGLLNKQDSCCLEVTLAQCHALVEIGRIGSITLKDLAILIGLDTSTMSRTVDSLVKKEFVFRAQSKTDRRSVDIKLTDKGLILFRDIESKMDDKFMNIFNQISTEERLTVFNGLNIIIEALTKAENTSNCCNDENLKNV, from the coding sequence TTGAATGATATTAATAGTAAAAATTTTAGAGAATTAATCAGATTATTAGAGCGAAAACTTGGCTTATTAAACAAGCAAGACAGTTGTTGTTTAGAAGTTACTTTAGCTCAATGCCATGCCTTAGTTGAGATAGGACGCATTGGGAGTATTACCTTAAAAGATTTAGCTATATTGATAGGTTTAGACACAAGTACCATGAGTAGAACTGTTGACAGCCTTGTAAAAAAAGAATTTGTATTTAGAGCTCAGTCAAAAACAGATAGACGAAGTGTAGATATTAAATTAACGGATAAAGGTTTAATTCTTTTTAGAGATATTGAAAGTAAAATGGATGATAAATTTATGAATATTTTTAATCAAATATCTACTGAAGAACGTTTAACAGTTTTTAATGGATTAAATATTATAATTGAGGCTCTTACTAAGGCTGAAAACACATCTAACTGTTGTAATGATGAAAATTTAAAAAATGTATAA